TTGTGGCTGCCGACGATGATGTATTGCCCACGGCCTTTGAAGCCGTGCCCGATTGGCTTGATAAGCACAAAGACATCAAAAGACTCCCTTTAAGTGGTGGCCAGTTTTATCTTGCCGTGCCCTTTATGGTGAATGAAAACCGCAGCGACTGGGTGGTCAATCTGCATAACTCCATCGCTGAAAAGGTGGATTATCTGGTGCTTGGGCGCGATGGCAGTCGTCAGCTCTCGAGCAGCGGCTATTACGCGCCTTATCAGTATCTTTTCGATTACGGCCGTAATGTCACCCTGAGATACGGGGTGGAATATTGGCTGCTGGTGCGGGTGGAGTCGCGCTACTTCTCATCCTTTCCCAAACTCGAAATCAACCCTGTGCCGGAGCATCGGCAGCTAACCGATAGACTGGCGGTGGCCGTGCTGCTTTGCCTGGGAGGGCTGCTGTTTATTGCCTTCTACAACTTGCTGATTTACGGCTCCACCAGGGACAAGGCGTTCCTGTATTACGGGCTGTATGTCATCGTGTATTTGCTTGGTTGGGCCTTTACCTTCCATGTCCCCGCACATCTTTTGAGCATTCATGGGATTGGTGTGCATCATGTGTTTTTTATCGGACTGCCAATTTTTAATATTCTGTTCTATAAACATTTTTTGCAGCTTCCCAGCTACTCACCCCGTTTGTGGCGTCTCAGCCAGTATCTGCTCTGGGCCTGTATTCTGGCGCTGCCCACCAGTTGGTTGCTGATTTCCTACACTGCCATTATTGCCTCGGTATTGATTGGTGCCTGGATAGTGCTGGCCATTGTGGCGGGTAATGTGTGCCTGATGAAGGGTTTCTCACCGGCCCGTTATTTCATCATGGCGTTTAGCTGCCTGCTGTTGCCTGCCATGTTGATTCTGCCCGGTAACATGGGGCTGACATCGGATATTATTGAATACGCCGAGTTTGCCACCCTGGCAGGTGGCACGGCCGACGCCCTGCTGCTCTCTCTGGCGTTGGCCAATAAGCTCAAGTTGCTGTCTGAAGAGCGCAAGGCTTATATCGAAGAGCTCAGCTCCGCCTGGGAAAAGGCCCGGGTCGACAGCCTCACCCAGATAGGCAATCGCTACGCCTTCGATGAATATCTGCAAACCTGCAATACCTTTGGTGTGGCGGTAACAAAACCCACGGCTCTGGTGCTGCTGGATGTCGATGGCATTAAGAAAGTCAATGACACCCTCGGTCATCAGGTGGGGGATGAACTGCTGAGAGTCCTGGTGCAGGAGCTAAAGTCGCTGGATATTCCCAAACTTAAACTCTTTCGGGTAGGGGGGGATGAGTTTGCGCTTTTTTTGGATGGGGCATTCTTATCTCTGGTCACCGACAAACTGGAGAATATAGAAACCATCTTTGCCCGGCAGGGCTTTACCGATGCCGGTGTCAGCTTCGGATATGCCCTGGACAGCGAGGTGCAAAAATCTCACGAATGGTTAAGGGCAGCTGACACCAGTATGTACACCTTTAAAGCCGAAAAAAGGCGCGAGCTGGCCGTCGATGCCATGGAGGCATGAGTCTTGGGTCGTGTGGGTGACAATCTGCTTTGATTACCCGTAGTGGATAAAAAGGCGGCCTGAAGGCCGCTTTTTTTATTGCCCGACACAGGTTTGGCAACGCGATGACCAAGGGCTAACGCATTTTGCACTGTGTATGCTCGCCAAGGCCGCAGTATCCACCTCTATTCAAAAGCGCATTTACCGGGAGCAGGATAAGAAAAAGGCAAGCCAAACGGCTTGCCTGAGAGTATTTGGTTGGGGAGCTTCAGCGCCACTTGCTTTGGAGATATTCCACCTCGGCATTTTCGTCAAAGTAGCGGCGCTTGGTATCGCGTCTACGCTGTTTGACCCGCTTGTTCTTTTGCTTCCCTTTGACGTTATCGCCCCATGGCGAGTCTTCGTCTTCAAATTCGTAGGAGTGTGACATGACCTTTTCCAGCTGAACACTTGTGCCACTCTGGCACAGGATCTTTTTACCCAATGGTCATGACAAGCTAAAGCGAAAAATTTATTGTTTTATGGTGAAAAAAATTGCCCGAAGCGGCGAGGCGGTCACAGTCTGAAACCAGCCTTAAATCCCAGCCCCGGGCGATTCGTTTGTGTTCGGTTTTATGAAGGCCACAAACCTGCTTCAGCGGCGACGCATACGGGCCACAAACATACCGTCGGCATTGGCCTGCTGTGGCCACAGGGTCAGAATAGCGCTCTGTTCACCACTGAAGGGATGTACGGTGGCATCGAGCTCAAAATCTTCATCTGAGGCCAAAAAGGCCTCGACCACGGTTTCGTTTTCGGCACGGGCCAGGGAGCAGGTGGCGTACACCAGCACGCCGCCGCTGCGCACCGCGGTGCTGGCGCGGCGCAAAATATCCAGCTGCAGCGCTGGCTTATCCAAAATGGTGCTGGCATCGTCAATCCAGCGCATGTCCGGGTTGCGGCGCCAGGTGCCGGTGCAGGAGCAGGGCGCATCCACGAGCACGCCATCAAAATAGTCTGCCTTGACCGGCAGTTTGTCACTGCGCCAGGGGCTGATTTGAATCGGCGCAAAACCGGCTTTATCGGCGCGGCGCAGCAGCTCTTCCAGTGCCTTGGGACGAATGTCGGAGGCGATGAGTTCACCCACGCCGCCGCGTTTTTGCATCAGTGAGAAAAGCTGCAGGCTCTTGCCGCCGGCGCCAGCGCAGGCATCCCACCAACGCTCGCCCGCTTTGGGAGCTGCCACTTCACCAATGGCCTGAGAAGCCAAATCCTGCACTTCAAGCTTGCCCGATTTATAGGCCGCCACCGCATCCAGGTTGATGCTTTGGCTGGCAAGCTCAATGGCATCATTAAATACTGTGCTTGGGACGGCGCAGATGTCATCGGCCTCAAGCTGCTTTATCACCTGCTCGCGGGATTCGCCCTGGGCACGGGTCCACAGGGGCGGGCGGCGGCAAAGCGCATCGACAAAAGCGAGCTTGTCACCCTCGGCCAGGCTGATGTGCTCCCAGGCCCACTCCGGCAGCAGATCCGTTGGGGCGAATTCACCGCCAAACTGCTTACCTAAGGCGGCGCAAAGGGCGTTAAGGCCCTCTGGCGAATCGCCAAAGGCAGGTATTTCCAACTTAGCCAGATTGGCCTGTGACAGCCAGCCGCTCTGGATATCCTGCCAGGGGTGATTTTCAATGGCGGCCACCAGGCTTAACTGGGTAAACCAACGCGGGCTCTGGGCCTCGCCCAAGCCTTCAATATTGGCATTTGCGTCATCGACGGCAGGCAGGTTTTTCAGCCAGCCCCACCAACGGAACAGGCCAAACAGGGTCTCACGGATAAGCTTACGGTCTTTGGAACCGTGCTTTTTATGCTCACGGAAATAGTTGGCCAGTACCCGGTCGGCACCTTCGCGCTGCTTAAAAATATGCGAAACCAGCAGATGCAGCGTGTTGGCATAACTGATGGCGCGGCGCTCGGCCGACGAGAGAGGTGCTGGATGTGACATGGGCGTGCCTGCGTGAAAAAACCGGCGCCGATTGTAGCAGATGCGCCGCGAGGGCGCATCTGGGAAGGCTGAAACTCAATTGCCGGGACTGGTGTCTCAGCGGGTTACCATCCTGGCGATGTCTTTGGCGCGCTCTTCGGCGGATTTCTCGCTTGGTGGTGGCACCGCAAGGCCCCTGGCTACGGCGGGCCGTGCAGCGATGCGCTCGAGCCAGTTTTGCAGTGCATCCAAACCACCGATATCCACGCCGCTCCAGTCATGGATGCGCACCCAGGGGAAGGTGGCGATATCGGCAATGCTGTACTCGTCACCGGCAAGATACGCATGCTTCTCAAGCTGGGTATTCATCACCTCAAACAGGCGCCGTCCTTCCTTTTGATAGCGCTCAATGGCGGCCGGAATTTTTTCCGGGAAGTAGCGATAAAACACGTTCGCCTGACCCATCATGGGGCCAACGCCGCCCATCTGGAACATCAGCCATTGGATAACCTGCGAGCGAGCCTTGGGCTCGGTTGGCAGTAACTTGCCGGTTTTCTCGGCCAGATACAGCAAGATGGCGCCCGATTCAAACACTGCAAAGTCGTCGTTATCGGTATCGACAATCGCCGGAATGCGGCCATTGGGGTTGATGGCCAGAAACTCTGGCTTCTTTTGCTCGAGGGTCATGAGATCGAGGGCATGCACCCGATAATCGAGCCCAAGTTCTTCAAGGGCGATG
This sequence is a window from Shewanella zhangzhouensis. Protein-coding genes within it:
- a CDS encoding diguanylate cyclase gives rise to the protein MARILAAILGITLFLPLFWSVKANAAVALDAPYQFVAADDDVLPTAFEAVPDWLDKHKDIKRLPLSGGQFYLAVPFMVNENRSDWVVNLHNSIAEKVDYLVLGRDGSRQLSSSGYYAPYQYLFDYGRNVTLRYGVEYWLLVRVESRYFSSFPKLEINPVPEHRQLTDRLAVAVLLCLGGLLFIAFYNLLIYGSTRDKAFLYYGLYVIVYLLGWAFTFHVPAHLLSIHGIGVHHVFFIGLPIFNILFYKHFLQLPSYSPRLWRLSQYLLWACILALPTSWLLISYTAIIASVLIGAWIVLAIVAGNVCLMKGFSPARYFIMAFSCLLLPAMLILPGNMGLTSDIIEYAEFATLAGGTADALLLSLALANKLKLLSEERKAYIEELSSAWEKARVDSLTQIGNRYAFDEYLQTCNTFGVAVTKPTALVLLDVDGIKKVNDTLGHQVGDELLRVLVQELKSLDIPKLKLFRVGGDEFALFLDGAFLSLVTDKLENIETIFARQGFTDAGVSFGYALDSEVQKSHEWLRAADTSMYTFKAEKRRELAVDAMEA
- a CDS encoding RsmB/NOP family class I SAM-dependent RNA methyltransferase, whose amino-acid sequence is MSHPAPLSSAERRAISYANTLHLLVSHIFKQREGADRVLANYFREHKKHGSKDRKLIRETLFGLFRWWGWLKNLPAVDDANANIEGLGEAQSPRWFTQLSLVAAIENHPWQDIQSGWLSQANLAKLEIPAFGDSPEGLNALCAALGKQFGGEFAPTDLLPEWAWEHISLAEGDKLAFVDALCRRPPLWTRAQGESREQVIKQLEADDICAVPSTVFNDAIELASQSINLDAVAAYKSGKLEVQDLASQAIGEVAAPKAGERWWDACAGAGGKSLQLFSLMQKRGGVGELIASDIRPKALEELLRRADKAGFAPIQISPWRSDKLPVKADYFDGVLVDAPCSCTGTWRRNPDMRWIDDASTILDKPALQLDILRRASTAVRSGGVLVYATCSLARAENETVVEAFLASDEDFELDATVHPFSGEQSAILTLWPQQANADGMFVARMRRR
- a CDS encoding glutathione S-transferase family protein encodes the protein MIELYTAATPNGHKISIALEELGLDYRVHALDLMTLEQKKPEFLAINPNGRIPAIVDTDNDDFAVFESGAILLYLAEKTGKLLPTEPKARSQVIQWLMFQMGGVGPMMGQANVFYRYFPEKIPAAIERYQKEGRRLFEVMNTQLEKHAYLAGDEYSIADIATFPWVRIHDWSGVDIGGLDALQNWLERIAARPAVARGLAVPPPSEKSAEERAKDIARMVTR